The Fibrobacter sp. UWB2 genomic interval GCCGTGAGTTCGAGGCCTACACCGAATGGCTCCACCTGCCCGAATCCGAGCGATTGACAGGTAAGAACCAAGCGCAAATGATTGACCTCTACAAGACTTTCCGCACCCGTGCAGGGCTTGGCTTTGAACGAGACGTGTACTTGGAACAAGAACCGGGCGACCGCGAAGTCGCGAACGAAAAGCCGATTCAATTTGCAGTACTCGTGCACAATTTGCGAAGCGCATTCAACGTAGGTTCCATCATCCGCAGCACCGACTGCTTTGGACTCGAAGGCGTACACCTCAGCGGCTACAGCTGTAGCCCCGACCACGTGACCGTCAAAAGCGCCGCCCGCGGCTGCCAGGAATGGATTCCCATCAAGCGCTGGGACAGCCCCTTCGATTGCATCAAGTGGCACAAGGAAAACGGCTACGAAATCATCGCCCTTGAAACCGGCGAAGACATCCCGAGCATCAACAACGTAAAATGGCCCGAAAAAGGCCTCATCGTTCTCGGCAATGAAGAACTCGGCATCGCCCCGGAAATCATGGCCGAAGCAACCATGAAAGTCACCATCCCGATGGCAGGCCGCAAAGCAAGCATGAACGTCGCCGGCGCATTTGCCATCATGGCATTCTGCCTCCGCAGTAACGCAAAGTAACAGACAAGGAAAAAAACTTATGGGTGGTTAAGGTTGGTGAGCCAGCCGCCCCCCCCCCCTTTGTTTTATATGTCGCAATTTTTGTTTTATATAATTCAAATTTTTAAAAAGATAAAGTCCAAAAACTTACATTTTTATTTATTTTAAAGATTTTTGTTTTATACCCATTGTCTTTTTCATTCATTTACTTTATCTTTGGGGTATGCTCAAATCCGTAATCGAATACCAGGACTATCACCAGTATATCCTGGACTACTACACCGAACGGAAGCGTTGTTCCGCTTTCACGTGGAGAGAATTTGCAAAGATTGCCGGATTTGCATCGGGTTCTTATCTCAAACTCGTGAGCGACCACAAAACACGTCTTGTCCAAGAAGGCGCACGGAAAACAGCAATCGCCATGGGATTACTCGGCTATGAATACGACTACTTTATGCTGCTCGTGCAATATGAAAACGCCAAAAACGACCAGCAGAAAAAGAAATGCTTCGAAACCATGCAAGAAATCACATCGGCGCACAAAATCAAGTTGCTCGGCAGCGAATCGTACGCTTATTACGAATCTTGGCTCCATTCCGTAGTCCGCGAACTCGCCCCTAACATGCCTGGAGCAAAGCCGCTCGAAATCGCGAAAGCCATCCGCATCCCAGTCACTGCCGCCGAAATCAACGACAGCTTAAACTTTCTTTTAAAGAACAAATTTTTGACCGTTGACGAAAACGGCAACTACCATCAAAGTGACAAACTAATTTCAACGGGGCGCTTAGACTTTGTCTCTATCCCCGTTCATTCGCTGATACGGCAAATGGGCGAATTTGCCTTGCAAGCATTCGATGACCTCCCCATCTCGGAAAGATTCTTTAGCGGCCTCACGATGGGCGTCACCGAAAAGAGCTATAACAAGGTCATCGAAGAACTGAAGGAATGCCGCCGTAAAATTTTCACCGCCGTCTCTGCCGAAGACGAAGCCGAAAAAGTTTGCAGGCTGAACATTCAGCTATTCCCTTTAACAAAGAGCATCAAGAAACGCGTCAGCGAAAATCCCAAGCAAGCCGACGAAAACGCCGAAACAACTAAGGGCAACGAGGTTTGATCATGAAGTATTTTTCCTTAAAATTTTTAAGCAGTTTGACTCTTATCGCAAGTATTTGTGCTTGCGTTGATCGCAATGTTGCAGGCGGCATCAGCGAAGAAACCGAAGGCGTTGTCGCCATCACAGACAAGACTATCGCTGGCGTTTCGCAGAAAGGGCCGTTCGCCAAAGGCTCCAATGTCTACCTCAAAGAAACGAAGGATGACGGAAGCCTGACCCCCACGGGCAAGGAATTCTACGCCACCATTCGAAACAACAAAGGCCAATTCAAGATTGAAAATATCAATCTCGAAAGCCAATACGCGCTATTGACCGTCGAAGGCTACTATACCAGAGAATCTACGAATATGTTCTCAAGCTGCGCCATTTCGCTGAACGCAGCCACCGACTTAAGCAAGCGCAATTCCACGAACATCAACCTGCTCACGCATTTTGAATACCAGCGCATTTTGAATCTCGTCAAAGCCGGAGCCTCGTTCACCAACGCAAAAGCCCAAGCCGAAAAAGAAATTTTCGCAGCATTCGGCTACGAAAAACCAGATCGAACCGCCGAAGACCTTGACATTACAGGAGAAAGCGAAGAAGACCGGATTCTAAAAAACATCAGTGCCATGGTTGACAAGAACTTCCATACAGAATACAACATAACCCCTTGCGAAGAAGTTCGGGATGTCATCGATAGCATGGCACGCAACTTTGCCGATGACGGCACGTTTACCCAAGACTTAACAGCCAAAATAGCCGCATACACGTACGCCTATCAACAAGCCTACCAAAGCAAAGATACAAGCAACATTCTAAGCCGATATTTGAACCAATACGAAGGCATCACTTGCACACAAGACAAAGCAGGCGAACGTCACAGATTGCAAAAAACATTGTCCATAGCGAAAACAGAGCATTTCATCTATTCCGACACGAGCAACAAAGCAACCATCACCTCAAAAAAATACGACTACGTCTATGCCATTTGTACAAGCAACGACTGGCAACTAAGAACAAAAGAAGATTACGAAGACACCTCGAATGCAATCGAACATCAAGTAGGCTCCGTGACAGATTCCCGAGACGGCAAGACCTATAAAACAACAAGCGTTACCATCGCTGGAAAAACATACGAATGGATGGCCGAGAACCTCAAATACGCAGGCACAAGTGCAAGCAACGTTGAAGACAACCAGAAAGGCATATATACTTGGACAGAGGCCATCGCGCAAAGCAACAGTAAAATATACAGTCAATTTGGGAAGGATTCCATCTATCAAGGCATTTGTCCCGAAAACTGGCACATTCCAACCTCGCTAGAATGGAAAGCGCTTATAGAACACGTTGGTTCGCCAAGCATGCTGTACAGCAAAAACTGGGATAAATTTTACTTTACGGGAAAACCATTAAATGACATCATAGAATTCGGTGCAGAGCCCACATTCTTTGATTGGATTGTACCAGAAACCCCATCATTTACACCATACGCCCACTTTATCGCATACTCCTTAGACATAAGCGTCTACACACAATCAACCAATGTGCAAAGCGGCCTATACAATCTAGACTACAGCGGCGACTATATCATTGATAACGAGCCTCTTAAAACATCTGTTTTTTATTCAGTCCTTCTAGGTTCTACACCGCGTCTCACCGAAAAATCTGACATCCGGCCACCCTATCTTATAGTATCTGGCGAGACTTATAACGAATACAACTATCTCAAATCCATGAGCGAACATGTACCAGAACCACAATGGACAAACGAATACTCATGGAATACGATCTATAAAATATTCAAGTCAAACGCATTGAATCTTAAAGTCAATGTCCGTTGCGTTAAAGATTAAGGAGGATATATGTTCATCAAACCGTTCAACAGATTCTTTTGGGTATGTTCATCACTCGTCGTATGTCTATTGATGTCAGCATGCTCTAGCGAAAATCCTGCTCCAGTCGCACCCAACTCAACAGAATCCAATCTAGATACACCGCCCCAACCAAGCGATAGCACAGAACCTTGCAATGACGAAGTTATCCTATCCGGAACCATCTCGGGCGTTTCACAAAAAGGGCCATTCATCAAAGGTTCTACAGTTAAGCTCTACGAACTTGACGAGAAGCTCCATCAAACCGGAGTCCATTACTCAACAACCATCGACAATGACGAAGGTTTATACCACATTGATAGCGTCGTACTTACCAAGCCTTACGCCTGGATGGTCGTCAACGGCTATTTCCTAGACGAATATACCGGGAAAAAATCCTCAAAAGAAATCACGTTAAATGGACTTGTCAAAGTTGAAAAAGGCAAAGACATTAACATCAACGTTTTGAGCCATTTAGCATTCAACCGTATCAACTACTTGGTACAGCAAGGTTTAAGCATTGCAGAAGCACAAAAGCAAGCCGAAGCCGAAGTCCTGAAAGCATTTGACTTGGATGCCGATGAAACATCATTTGAAGACATGAACATATTCGCAGGCGGCGAAGGAGACGCAAAGCTACTCGCAATTTCGCTGATTCTTCTCAACCCTCAAAACACTCTAGAAAATTGGGCCAACGAAGAATACACAAAACAAGACAACGATATTGCCCAAGCCATCGACCTCATGGCTCAAATCACATACGATTTGGAATCAGATGGAACATGGGATAATTCAGGAGAAGGATATACTTATGACATGACACTAAAGACTTGGCTAAAAGAAAACACATTAAAATCCGCTACTAACGGAACTTTTACAGCAGTCAGAAAGAATATGAAATCCATGACGACCAAGTCCATTCCAGATTTTGAAAAGTACATCAAAAAATTTATTTCACCTGACACCATATGGGGTTCATGTTCTAAAGAGTACGAAATACAAAAAGATTACAACGACAATCGCTATATCTGTCAAGATTCTGTTTGGATACGTTACTATGGTTTTAGAGACGTCGGAGATCCCGTAGTTGACACAACCGACAAATATGGAACTATGACAGATTCCCGTGACGGAAAGAAATACAAGACAGTCTCTATACTCTCGGCTATTGGTGATTCCGTGACTTGGATGGCAAACTCGCTTGAATATGAAGCACCAGACATTGAAGGAAAAATTTGCGAGCATGGAAAAGGCTGCTGGTATATGCTGAACGACATTGCGCCACAAAATTATCCACAAGGCATTTGTCCTGAAAATTGGCACATTCCCCAAAAAAGTGAATGGTCCAACATGCTCTATGCTATAGAAAACGATTATCAATATGGTGAATTGTTATTCGCCAACGGCATTGGCTTTTACGATTACGATGAACATTCACATTCTAACCTCTATTTTATGTGGTTGGATTACGACGAGCAATTGTTGAGGGCATTTTTCAGAGACGGTTCAGATGATCAATACGGAGCAGGCATCACCCATGACCCAGCAAGAATCCGCTGCGTCAAAGACTACAGCGAACCCAAACTTACAATCGACACCACAAGATACGCGTCATTAACCGACGAAAGAGACGGACACGTCTATAAGACTCTTGAAGTCAAATACCCAGACGGAACGACAGCCACATGGATGGCAACCCTCCTAGAATACGAAGCACCCGCAACTTCAGACACTAACGTTCAAAACATACCGGGATTGGGACGCACCTATGATTACAAGCAAATTTTAAACAAGCCTGACGATGCAGATACAACCGAATTGTACCCGATACTTTTTGCCGCCGAAAATGGAGAAAAAGTCCAAGGAATTTGCCCCGATGATTGGCATATTCCAAACTATCAAGAATGGAATAAACTAATAAAAGAAGCTACAGAGGAAGACAGAGAATTA includes:
- a CDS encoding FISUMP domain-containing protein, translated to MKYFSLKFLSSLTLIASICACVDRNVAGGISEETEGVVAITDKTIAGVSQKGPFAKGSNVYLKETKDDGSLTPTGKEFYATIRNNKGQFKIENINLESQYALLTVEGYYTRESTNMFSSCAISLNAATDLSKRNSTNINLLTHFEYQRILNLVKAGASFTNAKAQAEKEIFAAFGYEKPDRTAEDLDITGESEEDRILKNISAMVDKNFHTEYNITPCEEVRDVIDSMARNFADDGTFTQDLTAKIAAYTYAYQQAYQSKDTSNILSRYLNQYEGITCTQDKAGERHRLQKTLSIAKTEHFIYSDTSNKATITSKKYDYVYAICTSNDWQLRTKEDYEDTSNAIEHQVGSVTDSRDGKTYKTTSVTIAGKTYEWMAENLKYAGTSASNVEDNQKGIYTWTEAIAQSNSKIYSQFGKDSIYQGICPENWHIPTSLEWKALIEHVGSPSMLYSKNWDKFYFTGKPLNDIIEFGAEPTFFDWIVPETPSFTPYAHFIAYSLDISVYTQSTNVQSGLYNLDYSGDYIIDNEPLKTSVFYSVLLGSTPRLTEKSDIRPPYLIVSGETYNEYNYLKSMSEHVPEPQWTNEYSWNTIYKIFKSNALNLKVNVRCVKD
- a CDS encoding TrmH family RNA methyltransferase; this translates as MKEPSKFKRLAELLRVIILQLGDDVPRARREFEAYTEWLHLPESERLTGKNQAQMIDLYKTFRTRAGLGFERDVYLEQEPGDREVANEKPIQFAVLVHNLRSAFNVGSIIRSTDCFGLEGVHLSGYSCSPDHVTVKSAARGCQEWIPIKRWDSPFDCIKWHKENGYEIIALETGEDIPSINNVKWPEKGLIVLGNEELGIAPEIMAEATMKVTIPMAGRKASMNVAGAFAIMAFCLRSNAK
- a CDS encoding TIGR02147 family protein, whose translation is MLKSVIEYQDYHQYILDYYTERKRCSAFTWREFAKIAGFASGSYLKLVSDHKTRLVQEGARKTAIAMGLLGYEYDYFMLLVQYENAKNDQQKKKCFETMQEITSAHKIKLLGSESYAYYESWLHSVVRELAPNMPGAKPLEIAKAIRIPVTAAEINDSLNFLLKNKFLTVDENGNYHQSDKLISTGRLDFVSIPVHSLIRQMGEFALQAFDDLPISERFFSGLTMGVTEKSYNKVIEELKECRRKIFTAVSAEDEAEKVCRLNIQLFPLTKSIKKRVSENPKQADENAETTKGNEV
- a CDS encoding FISUMP domain-containing protein, translating into MFIKPFNRFFWVCSSLVVCLLMSACSSENPAPVAPNSTESNLDTPPQPSDSTEPCNDEVILSGTISGVSQKGPFIKGSTVKLYELDEKLHQTGVHYSTTIDNDEGLYHIDSVVLTKPYAWMVVNGYFLDEYTGKKSSKEITLNGLVKVEKGKDININVLSHLAFNRINYLVQQGLSIAEAQKQAEAEVLKAFDLDADETSFEDMNIFAGGEGDAKLLAISLILLNPQNTLENWANEEYTKQDNDIAQAIDLMAQITYDLESDGTWDNSGEGYTYDMTLKTWLKENTLKSATNGTFTAVRKNMKSMTTKSIPDFEKYIKKFISPDTIWGSCSKEYEIQKDYNDNRYICQDSVWIRYYGFRDVGDPVVDTTDKYGTMTDSRDGKKYKTVSILSAIGDSVTWMANSLEYEAPDIEGKICEHGKGCWYMLNDIAPQNYPQGICPENWHIPQKSEWSNMLYAIENDYQYGELLFANGIGFYDYDEHSHSNLYFMWLDYDEQLLRAFFRDGSDDQYGAGITHDPARIRCVKDYSEPKLTIDTTRYASLTDERDGHVYKTLEVKYPDGTTATWMATLLEYEAPATSDTNVQNIPGLGRTYDYKQILNKPDDADTTELYPILFAAENGEKVQGICPDDWHIPNYQEWNKLIKEATEEDRELLAHPQKIFNKQTNTYEIPKGYNYSFNITGSWYREQEWTIAMDHFHVYHSTVVTPPFGYTDVSTGTTNKSSNFMYNLLPGEFVLRCVKD